DNA sequence from the Sulfurimonas sp. HSL3-7 genome:
TTGGTATCTGGGGCGCGATGGAGGTCTCCCGTCAGGCCGTCACCAAACACTGGTTCACTGTCTTTGGGGTCAATATTACCTTGGTGCTGCTCACTGTCTTAAGTGCGATACCTTTTGGTATCGGACTGATATGGACTATCCCGCTCGTCATGATCGCCCAGGGGGTGATGTACCGCAAGATCTTCGGCTGGAAAATCCACGACCCGATCAACGAAGCGCAGTAGCTGTTTTCTTTTCGATTTAAGATTTGGGGTCCATCCCCTGCTCCCATTGTAAAGTCTTCACGCCCATCCTAAATCCTAATAAAACATGACTGCAAGCGAAAGACTACTTTTGGATATCCTTACTGCTATTGAGGTTTTGAAGGTAGTTGGCGATGTTCATCAGGGAAAAGGTGACCAGGAAGATCATCAGCCCCGGAAAGAAACTGACCCACCAGGCGATATCGAGCACCTCTTTGCCGTTGCTGAGGATGGTCCCCCAGCTCATTTGCGGTGCGACGATCCCCAGGCCGAGATAGCTCAGCCCCGATTCCGACAGGATCGCACCCCCTACCCCAAAGGTAAAACTGACAAAAAAAATAGGGGTCAGAAGCGGGGCGTAGTATTTCAAAAGGATCTTGGCTCTGCTGACCTTTGCTATGTTCAGAATCTTGATAAAGGGCTGTGAAGTGATGGCAAAACTCTCCGAACGTATCAGCCTGGCCGTTGTCATCCACCCGGTGACGGAGATAATCAATATCAGCACCCAGACAGAGGCGTTGATGTAGCTCACCAGTGCCAACAGCAAAAAGAAGGTCGGAAAGGTCAAGAAAAGATCGACCGTAACGACAAAGGCTTTGTCGACTTTGCCGCGAAAATAGCCCGCCGTCGCCCCCAGCATCAGACCGACGAACGAGGCGATAAAAGCGCTCCCTATTCCGATGAGAAGCGAGACTTTACCCCCTTCGATCAAACGTGCCAACAGATCGCGCCCAAGCCTGTCCGTCCCAAGGGGAAAGAGTGAAGACGGGGCAACAAGGATGGCCTCTTTGTGCAGTTCATAGGGGCTCTGTAGATAGACAAACTCTCCCACAAATACAAAAATGAAAACAGAGATAAGTGCTATAAAACTCAAGTAGGGCAAACGTAGCAAAACGGACCTTATCTAAATAAGATTTTTATAAAAACACTATAGCCAACAAAAGCTAAGTCCGCTGTTTAACCCACGACTCATATAGGAATGTTTATATCCCTGATGCCAATCACAAGTATCCTGTCGACGCTAATCAAAGTGATTCATACCTTCTTCAGATAATAACAGGCAGTACCCGTCTAATTAAGTATCGTCACATAAAGTACCTCTTGCACTGTTGTCCCATTGTCTTTGTGTGCCCCGACAACAATGACATATCGCTTATCACTACTGACTGGCGGGGCATCAACACGCAGAACCCCGCTGGAAGGCATACTGAAAATACGACTATCCGGATTACTTACAATCGTGTAATCCAATACACCATTACCCGGCGTCGGACTGAGTTCAAGGTCAGTCACTGTATTATTAGCCCAAAACAAGGTATATTCTCCGTCATCTACAGAAACATTGACCGTCGTTGTCGAAGAAAATGCAATATCGACATCAAGCACACTGACCGTAAAGCGCCGCACCGTCGTGTTGACAGGGTGCAGTGTATCGGTGACACGGATTTCCACTTCGTAGACATTGTCCAGATCGGCATCTTCCGGATCTTCGTAATCTTTTGCAATATTGAATGTTAGGACCCCGTCACTCGTGACGTTGAAGTAGTAACTGTCAAGCCCCGATACTTTTTCATACGTCAGCGGTGAACCGATCGGCGACGTGGCCTCAAGCTGGGCGATTGCTTTCTCATTTTCATTCACATCCTGAGCCGCAGGTGTCACAAAGACCGGC
Encoded proteins:
- a CDS encoding ABC transporter permease codes for the protein MPYLSFIALISVFIFVFVGEFVYLQSPYELHKEAILVAPSSLFPLGTDRLGRDLLARLIEGGKVSLLIGIGSAFIASFVGLMLGATAGYFRGKVDKAFVVTVDLFLTFPTFFLLLALVSYINASVWVLILIISVTGWMTTARLIRSESFAITSQPFIKILNIAKVSRAKILLKYYAPLLTPIFFVSFTFGVGGAILSESGLSYLGLGIVAPQMSWGTILSNGKEVLDIAWWVSFFPGLMIFLVTFSLMNIANYLQNLNSSKDIQK